TGCTGAAATGTCAGTTCATAGCAGCTATTACTTCCCTTgttttctgtctttctcttttcttGTGGCCTTATGATGCTTTCTGGTCTTTTGTAGCATGATCTTAAATCTGTGTCAGTTTGTTTACAGATCATAATGGCCATGTTGGAGTCATAAAAGAATGAGTTATAGTGATTTTAAATGTATGTCTTGTCTCAGGAGTAGACGTGCCAATATTCGGTAATGTGATatatatcacgataatgaatatgcacaatattgttatcgtgggcacttcaaaataccgtaaataataatttattactaattattaaaattgttataatgcatttaagaatactttccccatcagCCGCATAAAATGCAAAGGGACacgcgctcagatgtaaacaagcccaacgTGCGTGAGCGGATGCACAtggcggaacgagtgaaggagacgtGCTAAATGAAAGTGCatgttcactctctgacagcagagggtgctgatggaacagcagaagtGCAGCGGTTACCCTGAAAACCCTGCAAAAAAAGCAACTGCGctagtgaagtttttaaaatgcttcaaacagccattcgTTTTTTTGTAATCACAATGTTGTTCATCTCAGCAtcaaatacttaatacttaaagacttaataggctatttaatttcaaacttaaacattttttatattttaatctggactacaacatgccctaatgattagaaatgttctgattatttattGTTCAGTAACACTTAGTGACAtaaggcttcattagttaaaggtgccatcgaatgaaaaattgaatttaccttggcatagatgaataacaagagttcagtacatggaaatgacatacagtgagtctcaaactccattgtttcctccttcttatataaatctcatttgtttaaaagacctccgaagaacaggcgaatctcaacataacaccgactgttacgtaacagtcggggtgtacgcccccaatatttggaTATACCAGCCCATATTCTAGGCATTAGATAAGGGCAAAACATCTGGatgagcacagctgaatcaccagactaggtaagcaagcaaggataatagcgaaaaatggcagatggagcaataataactgacatgatccatgattaggCCTGGGACGGTATTGAATTTTTCTTACCGCGGTTGAAAAGCAATAAATTCCCGCGGTATTGCGGTAAACCGCAACCcgcaaccccccccccccctttaacTTTCGCACACACACGGGAGGCAAACGAATATAAGGAACAggtttatttcacttttttttttttacatttagaacaTGAACATTTAGAACAGAAATGGAATGATgtctgaaataaaaattctgcAAAACGAAATAATAGGCGAGGTTACCCTAGCCTTCATATTTTTTGGGGGCGATATCAGATCTGATCGCAATTCACAACAGAGATCTGAAGATAGAGCATCATaaagacaaacaaacacatttttatttatcgTATTGATCAGTAATAGATATtaatttgcatgtttattttcCATATTTTTATCTTCAGATTAGGCTACAGTCGTCGTCATCAAACAATCACTTAAACTATAACGACTTTTGCGCACACAGAGGCTAAGGCAATTGAGCATAAGgaacacatttatttaacatttatttcacatttagAATAAGAACATTTAGAACAGAAattatgtctgaaaaaaaagTGCTGGCAAAACGAAAGGCGCTATGGTTTACATCCCAGCCTTCATATTTTTTGCTAGAAAAACTAGCATGTTCACTTTGTCAGGTTTAAGGGAGGCCCTGAAAGACGTAACGACGTTACCTGCAGCACTGAACACACGTTCTGAGGGAATGCTTGTAGCGCAAATGGTCATATATTTTCGGGCTACTTTGGAAAGCAGAGGGAATCGGACACTATTGTCCCGCCACCAGACAAGAGGGTCTGCGTGGGAATCCAGGGCTTCCTCCTGCAAATACCTTCTGATCTCTGTGTCTACACGAATTCTCTTGGGGTCGGAGtagatgttttttctttttttttcccaagtAAGTCAGCCAGATTCGGTTTTTTGGGAGGGTTGGGTGCACTTGCTCCCTTTCCATCACCGTCATCACGCTGCTCTTCGGGGACATTCATCATCTCCTGCATGAGCTCATCCTTCACCTCGTCAGAAATGTCAATGTCCTTATACCTAGGGTCGACAAACGCGGTCTTTGCCAATAGCTGTTGAGTTGAGGGTGCACTGTATTTTTCCATCAAAACGGCAGACATTTTTTCTTTCAGGTTGCGCGTCAATTGGGTGTCCTCCTCAGCGGGGAGCAGCAGATCCTCGGTGACTAGCTGCAGCACCGGTTTCAAAGAGGATGCAGTCACTGCTCGCTCAGAAGACAGTGCATCCGTGAAATCGGCAACTTTTTTCAGGGCTGCATTCACCGATTCCATGACCTCCATGTCCTGCCACGTCGGAATTAGGTGTTGTGTGCGCCGGTCATCCAAAACCCTCCGAATGGCAGGGCCTTGTTCAAGAATGCGCGCAATCATTTTTTGCTTTGTTCCCCACCTGGTGGGGCAATCCTGTGAAcaaattaaaacacatttagGATAGACTTTgctttaacattatttaaatttacatatttttatattacttatataatatatgaattatatttaatatgatttatattttatattacatatttgtaCATGTTTAgctatattaatatttatatagataTTACGTGTGCGCTTTTTTGTCTCAGTGGTTAATGAAGGCTATTTAACGAAGGCATATAGAGTAGGCCTAATATAAATATGTAGACATATAGgctaaattaatataaatatttaaaaatctataatatatataaatattatttatattatatatttttacatatttatatttatttagccTATATCTCGTGTGCGCTTTGGTCTCAGTGTGGTTCAAGGCTATAATTTAACGAATGCTATTTAATTTAACAAAGTGTCACACTGCCGTGATTGTAAGCCTGGATATCTTTTTCGATGGCCTTTTAATGAAAATGGAATTTCAGAATCACAtacttaaatgtttaattgcCTACAATAGATTATTTATTGATTATATTGAATTAAATCTCGCAGGCCTAGCCTATTTGTAGTCAATCTTTCCAAAAACAGAGTTGGAAGAGAGTTCAAACTTACCAGTACTAAGGAGTGCTGAGGCAGGTCCAGCTCAGTTTGTTCTTTCTGAAGCCGTTGCTTCTTTTGCCAGCTATGGGAGAAAGCGTTCACAAGCGTTCGACACAAACCCATGGCCCGGGCAGTGCGTTCTTTTTCTGCGTTCATGGAGTTAGTGACGGCTAAATGGAGGTTGTGGCCGAAGCATGGTAGCCATCCCCATCCAAGTTTTCTCACCGCAGCCACAATGTTTGCTCCGTTATCACTAGTGACACAAGCCAACCTCTTCTCATCCAGAGACCATTCTTTAAGAGCTGATCGCAGAGCCTCGGAGAGGTTATCACTTGTGTGACTTTCTGGCATGAAGGATGTCTCCAAACACCTTGACTTCAGCTCCCAGTTGGTGTTCAGGTAATGAACTGTCACGCTCATATAGGGCATCATGTTAACGCTTGACCACATATCTGTTGTGATAGAAAATGGTCAGCGTCCTTTAACTCGCGTGTCAAACTGTCCTTCATTTTCATATACTTCTCTGGTACTGCCTTTTTTGAAAAGTATTTTCTGTCAGGGGGGACATATTGTTTGTCGAAGGCCAGTAGCATCGCCTTAAAGGCTGGTTTCTCGACTAAGTTAAATGGCAACTTTTCCTCCAATAGGAGGCGAGTCACACTATCCGTCAGGGTTCGCCACTGATGGCTGTCGCGTTGGTACTTAGTCCCTTTAGCAAACGAGTCTGCGATGCCCAGCTGTCGTCCCTGGCCTGAGGTTGTGGGCCGATCTTCAGACGAAGCACTTGTTGTGCTCCCAAGGGCAGCAAATGTTGCCGGATGATGGATTCGAAGATGCGTCCTCAGGTTGGACGTATTTGAACGTGATACCGGAATCTTTTTGTAGCAAATTCTACAAATGGGCTCATTAAAATTGCCTGGAAGTCCTTTTTCATCGGGTTCAAAGCCAAAATGTCCCCATATTGGCGACGTGACATTTGGCTTTGCCACCAAGTTAGCCCTCTCTGCCATGTTTCGATGGAATAGTAGCTTAAATGCGCAATTGTCGGCTGCGCAACCACGTGAGAGAATTGTGTTAAGCAGAATAAGCACGTGCAATTAAAAACTGAGGTCCTGCTTTTTTGGCTTTCTCATGAGTCATCCGCCTGTATTTTATGCTTtaggaaggtttttttttttttttttttttttttttttttgtgcggtGATGACGGTTACAGGTTTAGACCCGCGGTAGGCGTCACGTGACCGCGGTATTGCGGTAATGCGGTAACCGTCCCAGGCctatccatgataacatgatatttttagtgatatttgtaaattgtctttctaaatgtttcattagcatgttgctaatgtactgttaaatgtggttaaagttcccatcgtttattactgtattcacggagacaagagctgtcgctattttcatttttaaacacttgcagtctgtataatgcataaatacaacttcattctttataaatctctccaacagtgtaatgttagctttagccacagagcactatcaaactcattcagaatcaaatgtacacatccaaataaatactatactcacaggaatcgatgtatgcatgacaaacactttgtaaagatccattttgagggttatattagctgtgtgaactttgtgtttgctgtttaaggctGTCGAGAGCTTGCGGGGGCggggagcgggagatttaaaggggccgcgcgcttAATTGGTGCATatgtaattatggctcaaaataggcagttaaaaaaattaattaaaaaaaatctatgaggtattttgagctgaaacttcacagacacgttcaggggacaccttagacttatattacatcttttgaaaaggggttctagggcacctttatgttaattaattattaccaaactgacaacgaaaaatacttataaagcattaattattcttagttaatgttaatttcttagttactgtttaataacattactaaaatcaaaagaacttatttaatggacctgaaataaaactaacaattatcagttgtatttcttaactaatattaaaaaaaaaaaatactttctgtaacaaatgtagctattgctcaatcttagctaatgcattaaataatgaaaccttattgtaaagtgttacttgttgttctttatagcctatacattaaagctgcatttgtAATGCCCTTTACAGGAACCACACTAGCATCCAGGGGCAATCATTTATCTAATCAGTTTGGTTTACAGTGTctatctgctaaatgaataaatgttatttacggttagaggtgtgtgtgtgtgtgtgtgtatgtgtgtacagTACAAACATGAAGCAATATCACAGTacaatatatatgtaaatgtacACTGCACAgaagagctgcacgattctgaaTAAATTCAgaatcacattttatttttaatcctgattctgaatagacaacaaaacatattttactagaggttctgacaaaatgcaaattgctgcagtctaattaaaaaactaataattatttattagagAAAATcgatttgaatgaatgattcaacgactcattcataaaaacattgtttcacttgtttcattactggatgaatcagttttttttttttttttttcaaagctaatcttgaatgaatgattcaatgacatacttgtcaaaggtttaataatcATAGctgaatcgttgtcatttaggaaatAGATTGCATCTGTGTTTGAATCGAGAATGCCATCTTTTTACGATTAACCATGCTGCTCTACATACAGAATTTACAATTATACAGTATAAGTGCATAAGTATAAATCACAACGTATTGTTTAATGCCTGATAGAGGGCAACAAATAATGATACATGGGAAATTTCCATTTAATCTTTGcatttaatgacaaaatttgtacGTTTATTTTTGAGTGTTTGGCTGAAACGACACGTTTGTTATCTTGATGTATCAATTAAAATTATAGTGCAGACGCAATTAAATATGTCTCATTGCTATAACCACTACTGAAAAAAAGCTCATCCCTAGTTTTGAGTCCTCCTTAGTCCTTGTAACGATCAATGGTAAGATAAAATTATAGTGCGTGGTGACGCAATAcagcaaacaggtacagcaagGAACAGGCGGAATATCAGGGACAGTAGGTCGAGGCAGGCAGATATTCACAGAACAGCAGACAAGGCAAAGGTCAGGACAGGCGGCACAGGATAGACGGGAAACAACAGGCACAAGATACTTGGAATTGTACACAGAGGAAAACTTCGccgtgaggtggtgtgtgtaagCTTTTATAGTCAGGTAATGTGtcctgggtgtggtgattagtgtggagtgattgtgaagtgagtgcaggtgatagTGGAGGATTGGGAAATGAGTCCGGGATGTGACAGGAACCGTGATTAGTCCTGTTGTCATCTGTCTGATTCAAggaagaaaaaaactttttttttttttaaagtgttctaaaaaaaaaaaaaaaaaaaaaagaattaaatggTCCTCATTGTCTGCGTAATGCGTGGACGtttacatatgtaaattttggcTTTTCCTTGATAACCAAATACCTCCAGTGCTTCcgacaggtttgaaatatactcgTGGTGGTAGCCGGTTggaaaatcctcctattacccacagcacaaaaatggtctactacatgatgtgacaaacaacaaataatgtgtgatatttatttatttatatttattttttttaacaatatttttttaatttttggacattcattttaaatacatagtctactattacatttaattatatgctaatattatgcattaatatacgttgtaaattatgcaaaattacagagTTCCACTTGCtttgtcatatagtgtctctcttaGTGAATGGGACATTTTATTGA
Above is a window of Megalobrama amblycephala isolate DHTTF-2021 linkage group LG11, ASM1881202v1, whole genome shotgun sequence DNA encoding:
- the LOC125278734 gene encoding zinc finger BED domain-containing protein 4-like, translating into MWSSVNMMPYMSVTVHYLNTNWELKSRCLETSFMPESHTSDNLSEALRSALKEWSLDEKRLACVTSDNGANIVAAVRKLGWGWLPCFGHNLHLAVTNSMNAEKERTARAMGLCRTLVNAFSHSWQKKQRLQKEQTELDLPQHSLVLDCPTRWGTKQKMIARILEQGPAIRRVLDDRRTQHLIPTWQDMEVMESVNAALKKVADFTDALSSERAVTASSLKPVLQLVTEDLLLPAEEDTQLTRNLKEKMSAVLMEKYSAPSTQQLLAKTAFVDPRYKDIDISDEVKDELMQEMMNVPEEQRDDGDGKGASAPNPPKKPNLADLLGKKKEKTSTPTPREFV